Proteins encoded together in one Papaver somniferum cultivar HN1 unplaced genomic scaffold, ASM357369v1 unplaced-scaffold_117, whole genome shotgun sequence window:
- the LOC113330063 gene encoding (S)-ureidoglycine aminohydrolase-like has product LSSSSLHLIVLSSSIYLCKISNFSPPSEEEDSNSIKSQYWKVTNPTLSPLHLQDLPGFTRSVYKRDHALITPESHVFSPLPEWKNTLGAYLVTPAMGAHFIMYLAKMEVLSSSAPPPKDVERFIFVVEGIVTLTNVSGSTHKLLVDSYAYLPSNLEHSVTCDAPATLVVFERRYASLPNHIPEQIVGSRDKQPLLETPGEVFELRKLLPMSAPYDFNVHIVDFQPGEFLNVKEVHYNQHGLLLLDGQGIYRLGENWYPVQPGDAIWMAPFVPQWYAALGKTRSRYLLYKDVNRNPL; this is encoded by the exons ctctcttcttcttcacttcactTGATAGTGCTCTCTTCCTCTATCTATCTTTGTAAAATATCGAATTTTT CTCCTCCTTCTGAGGAAGAAGACTCGAACTCCATTAAATCACAGTATTGGAAAGTCACTAATCCAACTCTTTCTCCTCTACATCTTCAAG ATTTACCAGGTTTTACTCGCAGTGTGTATAAAAGAGATCATGCTCTTATTACACCAGAAAGTCATGTATTTAGCCCTCTTCCTGAATG GAAAAATACATTGGGAGCATATTTAGTTACGCCAGCAATGGGGGCACATTTCATAATGTACCTGGCTAAGATGGAAG TGCTTTCAAGTTCCGCACCACCCCCGAAAGATGTTGAAAG GTTCATTTTCGTGGTGGAAGGAATTGTTACACTGACAAATGTGTCTGGAAGCACTCACAAATTACT GGTTGATTCTTATGCATATCTACCTTCTAATCTTGAGCACTCAGTGACCTGTGATGCACCGGCTACTCTTGTTGTTTTTGAACGAAG gtacgCCAGTCTACCAAATCATATTCCTGAGCAGATTGTTGGCTCAAGGGATAAGCAGCCACTTCTTGAAACTCCAGGCGAG GTTTTTGAGCTACGGAAGCTTTTGCCTATGTCAGCTCCTTATGACTTCAACGTCCAT ATCGTGGATTTTCAACCTGGGGAGTTTCTTAATGTGAAG GAAGTCCATTATAATCAGCACGGATTGTTGCTTTTAGATGGTCAAGGAATCTATCGACTAGGAGAAAATTG GTACCCAGTTCAACCGGGAGATGCAATTTGGATGGCACCATTTGTACCACAATG GTATGCTGCACTAGGAAAAACTCGATCACGATATTTACTGTACAAGGATGTGAATAGAAATCCACTGTAG
- the LOC113330061 gene encoding putative disease resistance protein RGA1: MAFEGIVANGVTEILKKLVPVVAREISLVRGVEDDLKKLQDTLEMILLVIADAERKQINDAAVRLWLRRLKDVAYDAEDVMHEFSYETMRRCERGNRLRIKARDFFSSTNPLAFRFEMARKIKHINQRLAETTEDMSKFHLQTTPASNTVTLPGENSEHRSRETAPCIHESNIIGREDEKEKIVNMLTKVIPSSATPSGCDRNTEKVSVVSIVGMGGLGKTTLAQLVYNDEMVNKLFELKLWVHVSQEFDVEKLLIKIMESSTKKKFDSPSNFAVLVSKVQEQLNGKRYLLVFDDLWNEDAGQWERLCSALLDGAQGSKILITTRKTQVADMVKGSIPPYKLGKLQDDECWSIMEKRAFSPGGAVKTPTMTSIGKGIAKKCSGVPLAAKILGGLMRLKNNEGDWLSIQELDVLNTREGWEINRVTLIQLWIAEGFLDTCNVGSRRSIEDIADEYFESLVSSSFLDREDWSFLGDIKTCKMHDLVHDLAKAVAGDQELASLKVSELNNTSEIRRLQLILDVDLSSTEFLKSLSNAKKLRTLFIPEGSNLVDPFIFSENNQYLRVLHVGSSPNKISIARPKWRSLSLLKHLRYLRLSCLDLRDGENDQSISKLYNLETLVLNLVTGVKIQNLLTLRRVHIS; the protein is encoded by the exons ATGGCGTTTGAAGGGATTGTTGCTAACGGCGTAACAGAAATATTGAAGAAATTGGTTCCGGTTGTTGCTCGAGAAATTAGTCTGGTGAGGGGTGTCGAAGATGATCTGAAAAAGCTTCAAGACACTTTAGAGATGATTCTACTTGTAATAGCTGATGCTGAGAGGAAACAGATCAATGATGCAGCTGTACGTCTTTGGTTAAGAAGGCTTAAAGATGTTGCCTATGATGCGGAAGATGTGATGCATGAGTTTTCCTATGAAACCATGCGGAGGTGTGAAAGGGGGAACCGCTTGAGGATCAAGGCTCGTGATTTCTTTTCATCCACCAACCCACTTGCTTTTCGTTTCGAGATGGCTAGGAAAATCAAACATATAAACCAGAGGTTAGCTGAAACCACCGAAGATATGAGTAAGTTTCATTTGCAAACTACACCTGCTAGCAATACTGTTACTCTTCCTGGTGAAAACAGTGAGCACCGGAGCCGAGAAACCGCACCCTGTATTCATGAATCAAACATTATAGGGAGGGAggatgaaaaggagaaaatagTAAACATGTTAACCAAAGTGATACCATCATCAGCAACACCATCTGGTTGTGATAGAAATACGGAAAAGGTCTCTGTGGTTTCCATAGTTGGTATGGGAGGTCTAGGCAAGACAACTCTAGCTCAGCTCGTCTATAATGATGAGATGGTAAATAAACTTTTTGAGTTAAAATTGTGGGTccatgtctctcaagaatttgaTGTGGAAAAGCTCTTAATAAAAATTATGGAGTCCTCCACGAAGAAAAAGTTTGATTCTCCGTCAAACTTTGCTGTACTGGTAAGTAAAGTTCAGGAACAACTAAATGGGAAGAGATATTTGCTAGTATTTGACGATTTATGGAACGAGGATGCTGGGCAATGGGAGAGACTCTGCAGTGCGTTGCTTGATGGGGCTCAAGGGAGTAAAATATTAATCACTACTCGCAAAACTCAAGTTGCAGATATGGTTAAGGGGAGTATTCCTCCTTACAAATTGGGGAAGTTACAGGATGATGAATGTTGGTCTATCATGGAGAAGAGAGCATTTTCTCCCGGTGGAGCAGTAAAGACTCCAACCATGACAAGCATTGGAAAAGGAATAGCAAAAAAATGTAGTGGCGTACCGCTTGCAGCAAAAATCTTGGGAGGTCTCATGCGCTTAAAAAATAATGAAGGCGATTGGTTGTCAATTCAAGAACTTGATGTTTTGAATACAAGAGAAG GTTGGGAGATAAATAGAGTAACACTGATTCAGCTGTGGATAGCAGAAGGATTTCTCGACACTTGTAATGTGGGAAGCAGAAGATCAATTGAAGACATCGCGGATGAATACTTTGAGAGTTTGGTATCGAGTTCATTTCTGGATCGTGAGGATTGGAGCTTCTTGGGTGACATAAAGACGTGCAAGATGCATGATCTCGTGCATGATCTTGCAAAAGCTGTTGCCGGGGATCAGGAATTGGCGTCTCTCAAGGTGAGTGAGTTGAATAATACTTCTGAAATACGTCGGTTACAGTTAATATTGGATGTGGATTTATCATCAACAGAATTTCTGAAAAGCTTAAGTAACGCGAAGAAGTTGCGGACACTTTTTATCCCTGAAGGTTCAAACCTGGTAGATCCTTTTATATTCTCAGAAAACAATCAGTACTTGCGTGTGTTACATGTGGGTAGTTCACCCAATAAAATTAGTATTGCTCGTCCAAAGTGGCGTTCTTTGAGTTTGCTAAAACACTTAAGGTACCTCCGCCTTTCCTGTCTTGATCTTAGGGATGGAGAGAATGACCAGTCCATCAGTAAGCTTTATAATCTGGAGACATTGGTATTGAATCTCGTAACCGGTGTTAAAATTCAAAATCTTCTTACATTACGGAGGGTCCATATAAGCTAA
- the LOC113329556 gene encoding polygalacturonase-like, which produces MAEFRNSNYILLSATIFFTIFFLTLLTNADAIIHNVASFGAKADGKTDASPAFLKAWTAACSSSKPSMIYVPLKKYLIGPTEFVGPCKNSNITFRIDGMLIAPDYKKMKFSAQHWLTFNYVNGMSILGGFLDGRGSSLYACKLARKDCPAGSTSFSIYNSHNIRVENLKSLNAKLYHIVVYGCKDVVLDGIQIRAPDESLNTDGIHIQKASNVRVYNCGIKTGDDCISIGAGTRDLLIQRVACGPGHGISIGSLGHQLEEDGVQNVTVKSVVFTGTQSGMRIKSWARPSKGFVKGVLFKNAIMNNVLFPIVIDQNYCPGIQGCPTSNSGIQISQVTYSNIKGTSATQVAMKFDCSKSHPCKDIRVEDIKLVYRQEHQEREGKPQQPATSFCRNVHGITRGSVFPPSCV; this is translated from the exons ATGGCAGAATTCAGAAACAGCAACTATATTCTCCTTTCAGCGACAATTTTCTTCACGATCTTCTTTCTGACGCTACTGACAAATGCAGATGCAATCATTCATAATGTTGCCAGTTTTGGCGCAAAGGCAGACGGAAAGACCGATGCAAGTCCAGCATTTCTCAAAGCATGGACTGCTGCTTGTAGTTCTTCCAAACCATCTATGATATATGTTCCTCTTAAGAAGTATCTTATCGGTCCAACCGAATTCGTAGGACCATGTAAAAATTCGAATATTACTTTTCGAATTGATGGGATGCTCATTGCTCCAGATTATAAAAAGATGAAGTTCTCTGCTCAGCACTGGCTAACTTTTAACTATGTAAATGGAATGTCTATACTTGGAGGATTTCTTGATGGCCGAGGCTCTAGTTTATATGCGTGTAAGCTTGCTAGAAAAGATTGCCCGGCAGGTTCAACG TCGTTTTCCATCTATAATTCGCATAACATTAGAGTTGAAAATCTGAAATCCCTTAACGCGAAGCTATACCATATCGTTGTTTATGGATGCAAGGATGTCGTATTAGACGGAATCCAGATCCGTGCTCCAGATGAAAGCCTCAATACAGATGGTATACACATTCAAAAAGCCTCCAATGTCCGTGTCTACAACTGCGGTATAAAGACTGGTGACGACTGTATCTCCATTGGTGCTGGTACAAGAGATTTATTGATTCAACGCGTCGCTTGTGGACCTGGACATGGTATAAG CATTGGGAGTTTGGGGCATCAACTAGAGGAAGACGGTGTGCAGAATGTGACCGTAAAAAGTGTTGTGTTCACCGGAACGCAAAGTGGAATGAGGATCAAATCTTGGGCAAGACCCAGTAAAGGATTTGTTAAAGGAGTTTTATTTAAGAATGCTATAATGAACAACGTTCTATTTCCAATTGTTATCGACCAAAATTACTGTCCTGGTATCCAAGGTTGTCCTACCTCG AATTCAGGGATACAAATTAGTCAAGTTACGTACTCGAATATCAAAGGAACATCAGCTACTCAAGTTGCTATGAAATTCGATTGCAGTAAATCCCACCCATGCAAAGATATCCGTGTTGAAGATATCAAACTTGTTTATCGTCAAGAACATCAAGAAAGAGAAGGCAAACCACAACAACCAGCTACGTCTTTCTGTCGAAACGTCCACGGGATAACTCGTGGTTCAGTCTTTCCACCAAGTTGTGTATAA
- the LOC113329440 gene encoding putative disease resistance protein RGA3, translating into MVELPDSVTSLSNLQTLDLNNCELKVIPDSISGLKSLRILNLSDNPFEELPVSVTTLSNLETLDVNTCTNLKALPEYVACLSKLRLFDFKKCPLLRELPNDFGALTQLRSLALNDTKIEVLPESCVNLHNLEYVNLFYCEVPKDVKNWKLILGLGKLIFLEELVYVVPEKLNTEAEGNEGLEELGNLNFLELLFITNLENVKDPVDAERANLKGKQNLRRLCLRWGVAMMMMRDENSCNFQVFEALQPPSGLKLLGIHNFMGSDLPMWMCGSGIPDLVKLELVHCVGIKQLPSSIGQLRSLRFLVLAGLSLKSFDIGEFPSLLTLELSDMVLLEELSNSYPSCLQKLIIDGCKSLTEIPSFPSVTELKLVKVDSKLVCSVGRSQTFLANLVLENIEELIYFPIRILQNNCNIQSLYIDGCNQLEGFGVIDDEKKNMVPLYGHGLYTGSLQKLYLIDCPIFKFLPDLRGWTSLGGLIIFNCPQVKESLTYDLRDLSFLKELRVDFIQRDEKRGDPTTTTELINLMNK; encoded by the coding sequence ATGGTAGAACTACCTGATTCTGTCACAAGTCTTTCTAATTTGCAGACGTTGGATCTCAATAACTGCGAATTAAAAGTCATTCCTGACTCTATTTCTGGTCTGAAATCTCTTAGAATTTTAAATCTGTCAGACAACCCTTTTGAAGAATTACCTGTTTCTGTCACCACCCTCTCCAATCTGGAAACATTAGATGTCAATACCTGTACAAATCTAAAAGCCTTACCAGAGTATGTGGCATGTCTTTCTAAATTGAGATTATTTGATTTCAAAAAGTGTCcattgcttagagaattacccaATGATTTTGGAGCTTTGACTCAGTTAAGATCTCTTGCCCTAAATGATACTAAGATCGAAGTACTACCAGAGTCTTGTGTTAACCTCCACAACCTTGAGTATGTGAACCTTTTCTATTGTGAGGTTCCCAAAGATGTAAAGAATTGGAAACTAATACTTGGTTTAGGGAAACTAATTTTCCTTGAAGAGTTGGTTTACGTGGTACCAGAAAAACTAAACACAGAAGCAGAAGGTAACGAAGGTCTTGAAGAGTTAGGGAATCTAAACTTTCTTGAGTTGCTGTTTATCACGAATCTTGAGAATGTGAAAGACCCGGTAGATGCTGAGAGGGCGAATCTGAAAGGAAAACAGAATCTTCGTAGATTGTGTCTGCGTTGGGGAGTGGCCATGATGATGATGCGGGACGAGAATTCGTGTAATTTTCAAGTATTTGAAGCTCTCCAACCTCCCTCTGGTTTGAAACTATTGGGTATTCATAACTTCATGGGGTCGGACCTTCCCATGTGGATGTGTGGATCTGGTATTCCAGATTTGGTAAAGTTGGAACTCGTACACTGCGTTGGAATAAAACAACTACCATCATCTATTGGGCAGCTCCGAAGTCTTCGATTTCTTGTTCTTGCAGGATTGTCTTTGAAGAGTTTTGATATTGGCGAATTTCCTTCGTTACTGACTCTCGAACTTTCTGATATGGTCCTTCTAGAGGAACTCAGTAATTCATATCCTTCTTGTCTTCAAAAACTGATTATCGACGGCTGCAAGAGTTTAACAGAAATCCCTTCATTTCCTTCTGTGACGGAATTGAAATTAGTGAAGGTCGACAGCAAGTTAGTATGCTCAGTTGGGAGAAGCCAGACATTTCTTGCAAATCTAGTTTTGGAGAATATTGAGGAGCTTATATACTTCCCAATAAGAATACTCCAAAACAATTGCAACATTCAATCGCTGTACATTGATGGTTGTAATCAGTTGGAAGGCTTTGGTGTAATtgatgatgagaagaagaacatggttccTCTGTATGGCCATGGACTCTACACCGGGTCTCTTCAGAAATTGTATCTCATCGACTGcccaatttttaagtttcttcCAGATTTACGAGGATGGACTTCTCTAGGGGGATTAATCATCTTCAACTGCCCACAAGTGAAGGAGTCTTTAACCTATGATCTCAGAGACCTCTCTTTTCTTAAAGAACTGCGGGTTGATTTTATTCAAAGAGACGAGAAGCGAGGGGATCCAACTACTACTACGGAATTGATTAATTTGATGAACAAGTAG
- the LOC113330062 gene encoding pre-mRNA-splicing factor CWC22 homolog translates to MGSSKYDREEEGEVRVSKVRDKRNRDDDDDDRKRRSHRKHDSSDGEEGQIRVSKVRYDDNKRTSRDDDDDRRRKSHRKHDSSDDDEEGRGGADNDVGEDVKKSEEEATEARKIVDYSDIGKVGKSGGIYVPPFRLARMMRDVEDKSSPEYQRLTWDALRKSINGLVNKVNAMNIKNIIPELFAENLIRGRGLFCRSCMKSQMASPGFADVFAALSAVVNTKVGELLLKRIVLQLKRAYKRNDKPQLLAATKFIAHLVNQQVAHEIIALELLTVLLENPTDDSVEVAVGFVTECGSLLQDLTPKGLHGIFERFRGILHEGEIDKRVQFLIEGLFAIRKAKFQGHPAVRPELDLVEQEDQLTHELSLEDTMDPETSLDIFKVDPEFLEHEKRYEDLKRNILGDDQSSEEEGSDAPSDGEDDDDSDEEDEDEEQMKIQDETETNFVNLRRTIYLTIMSSVDFEEAGHKLLKIKLEPGQEMELCIMLLECCSQERTYLRYYGLLGQRFCMINRIHQENFEKCFVQQYSMIHRLETNKLRNVAKFFAHLLGTDALPWHVLAYIRLTEEDTTSSSRIFIKILFQELSEHLGIRLLNERLIDPAMQDSFESIFPRDNPKNTRFSINFFTSIGLGGITENLREYLKNMPRLIMQQQKEVSESEGESWSSSSTSGDNSSSESESESSSSESEREKRKRRNSESDREKRKRRKR, encoded by the exons ATGGGGAGTTCTAAGTATgatagagaagaagaaggtgaagttagggtttctaaagTCAGAGATAAGAGGAATagggacgatgatgatgatgataggaAGAGGAGATCTCACAGAAAACATGATAGCAGTGATGGCGAGGaaggtcaaattagggtttctaaagtaAGGTATGATGATAATAAGAGGACTAGtagggatgatgatgatgataggaGGAGGAAATCTCACAGAAAACATGATTCCAGTGATGACGATGAGGAGG GAAGAGGTGGTGCTGATAATGATGTGGGAGAAGATGTCAAGAAATCGGAAGAAGAAGCGACTGAAGCAAGGAAAATTGTGGATTAttctgatataggaaaagtgGGCAAGAGTGGAGGAATATACGTTCCACCGTTTAGGTTAGCTAGAATGATGAGAGATGTGGAAGATAAGAGTAGTCCTGAATACCAGAGATTGACATGGGATGCGTTGCGTAAATCAATCAATGGGCTTGTGAATAAAGTGAATGCAATGAATATTAAGAACATTATACCTGAATTGTTTGCTGAGAATCTTATAAGAGGAAGAGGTTTGTTCTGTAGATCATGTATGAAGTCTCAAATGGCTTCTCCGGGTTTTGCTGATGTTTTCGCAGCATTGTCTGCTGTGGTCAATACGAAAGTGGGTGAATTGCTTTTGAAGAGGATTGTGTTACAATTGAAAAGAGCTTATAAGAGGAATGATAAGCCGCAGTTACTTGCTGCCACCAAGTTTATAGCACATCTTGTTAACCAGCAAGTTGCTCATGAGATTATTGCTTTGGAGCTTCTGACGGTATTGCTAGAGAATCCCACAGATGACAGTGTTGAGGTTGCGGTCGGTTTTGTTACAGAGTGCGGTTCACTTCTTCAGGATCTTACACCCAAGGGTCTCCATG GTATCTTTGAGCGGTTTCGTGGAATACTTCATGAAGGAGAGATAGACAAAAGGGTCCAGTTTCTAATTGAAGGCCTCTTTGCCATCAGAAAAGCCAAATTTCAG GGACACCCTGCGGTCAGGCCTGAGTTAGATCTTGTGGAACAAGAAGACCAGCTTACTCATGAATTATCCCTCGAGGATACGATGGATCCAGAGACTTCTCTAG ATATTTTCAAGGTGGATCCAGAATTTCTGGAGCATGAGAAGCGCTATGAAGATCTGAAGCGCAACATACTTGGTGATGATCAGTCATCTGAAGAAGAAGGCTCTGATGCACCCTCGGatggtgaggatgatgatgaCTCTGACGAGGAAGATGAGGACGAGGAGCAAATGAAGATACAGGATGAAACCGAGACGAATTTTGTGAATCTAAGGAGGACAATCTACCTCACTATTATGTCGAGTGTGGACTTTGAGGAAGCTGGACACAAACTACTAAAGATTAAGCTTGAGCCAGGTCAAGAG ATGGAACTGTGCATAATGCTGTTGGAGTGTTGTAGTCAGGAGAGAACCTATCTTCGGTATTATGGTCTCTTAGGGCAGCGTTTTTGCATGATCAACAGAATCCATCAGGAAAATTTTGAGAAGTGTTTTGTCCAGCAGTATTCTATGATTCATAGGCTCGAAACCAATAAGCTCCGTAACGTCGCCAAATTCTTTGCACATTTACTTGGTACAGATGCTCTACCTTGGCATGTGTTAGCTTATATTCGCTTGACAGAGGAGGATACTACTTCATCTTCACGTATCTTCATAAAAATTCTGTTTCAG GAATTGTCTGAGCACCTTGGTATCAGGTTGCTGAATGAGCGGCTTATTGATCCTGCTATGCAGGACTCATTTGAATCGATCTTCCCTAGGGATAATCCCAAAAACACTAGATTTTCCATTAACTTCTTTACGTCAATAGGGCTTGGTGGAATCACAGAGAACTTGCGTGAATACTTGAAGAACATGCCAAGGCTCATTATGCAGCAACAGAAAGAAGTTTCAGAATCGGAAGGAGAATCTTGGAGTTCAAGTTCTACTAGTGGCGATAATTCGAGTTCTGAATCAGAATCTGAATCGTCAAGTTCAGAGAGTGAAAGGGAGAAGAGAAAACGGCGCAATTCAGAGAGTGACAGGGAGAAGAGAAAACGCCGCAAGAGATGA